From the Cydia pomonella isolate Wapato2018A chromosome 11, ilCydPomo1, whole genome shotgun sequence genome, one window contains:
- the LOC133523079 gene encoding uncharacterized protein LOC133523079 yields the protein MRDPSLDETASADNAMQESSVVEAIGGETPALPGLDYEIEAILQVPEVEESPFGQYVKDCPVCKSAVRCYFMNFNEKVVMCENTTCSWPFGYEEPQCLKHDEALSADDEVESLKVMTYGPIPPTGSIISTTAWSEMDKSNKGLDSEEPGSTLMHQSDAARHAKLQEVLKQKEAELQTKKNLQDIKKLNVQLQKTYEDEDEISCIRNEKWIKHLNTLQNMSGIQLLREEEMALLQEKEPQGLTMNIDAENTAIIINLAPSMSTELNSTKESTALKDSTVIEESTALKEPSAIIEATVAKEPTACKESNTVKEQTVAESIALKSTATELSRPKETSAIVEPVRTEDKVIP from the exons ATGAGAGATCCTTCATTAGACGAAACTGCGTCTGCTGATAATGCAATGCAGGAGTCTTCGGTGGTTGAGGCAATCGGCGGAGAGACACCGGCCTTACCCGGTCTTGACTACGAAATAGAAGCT ATATTACAAGTACCTGAAGTAGAAGAATCTCCATTTGGCCAATATGTAAAG GACTGTCCAGTGTGCAAAAGCGCTGTCCGCTGTTACTTCATGAACTTCAACGAAAAAGTAGTCATGTGTGAGAACACTACATGCTCTTGGCCTTTCGGTTACGAAGAGCCTCAATGCTTGAAACATGACGAGGCCCTCTCCGCAGATGATGAGGTGGAAAGTCTCAAGGTCATGACATATGGCCCTATACCCCCTACTGGGTCAATTATATCGACAACGGCTTGGTCAGAAATGGACAAATCCAACAAAGGTCTGGATTCAGAGGAACCTGGTAGCACTCTGATGCACCAGAGTGACGCAGCCAGGCATGCAAAGTTGCAAGAGGTCTTGAAACAGAAGGAAGCAGAACTTCAGACAAAGAAGAACCTTCAGGATATTAAGAAGTTGAATGTGCAG CTCCAAAAAACCTATGAAGATGAAGACGAAATATCATGTATCCGCAATGAGAAGTGGATCAAACATCTCAACACCTTGCAGAACATGTCCGGAATCCAACTACTGCGCGAAGAAGAGATGGCGTTACTTCAAGAAAAAGAACCTCAAGGTCTAACTATGAACATAGATGCGGAGAATACTGCgataattatcaatttagcTCCATCAATGTCAACGGAGCTAAATTCAACAAAGGAATCAACTGCCTTAAAGGACTCAACTGTTATAGAGGAATCTACTGCCCTGAAGGAACCAAGTGCTATTATAGAAGCAACTGTCGCCAAGGAACCAACTGCTTGTAAGGAATCAAATACTGTAAAGGAACAAACTGTCGCAGAATCAATTGCCCTAAAATCTACTGCCACTGAATTAAGTAGACCAAAGGAAACAAGTGCTATAGTTGAACCTGTCAGGACAGAAGACAAGGTTATACCATAA
- the LOC133523081 gene encoding ribonuclease P protein subunit p40-like: MLCPEIYNFPSPKIISSSKKHENFEAAMSSIRLNTFYKSLIVTCPDEIHAPSSIEEAITEDTEYYKVTNCSLTEFIKVDFIENFVKKGSLHCMSVVRNCVVDNCAAITPDGVLTLHVLDFIYQQLGLEGTKRHHNFYEVKIDLSNLKHSAKLAGSLGKLETYDFFVSWEPKSEDVCPSSVAKYFYDNDINVALCTVKIDHVSPSVEEIPALDAELDEMSEWIGMLAHKADTNPTESYISSYSPPESENALKSSRITLLTAKGFFTPATVERVCRKVEEYVKSREMEQYWASVSVQSFENCLWQWTRGSPRMFQAHDSSCNLFFSHTSVAEHCVGQIKYA; encoded by the coding sequence ATGCTGTGTCCAGAAATCTATAATTTTCCTTCTCCGAAAATAATATCTTCGTCCAAGAAGCATGAAAACTTCGAAGCCGCAATGAGCAGCATTCGATTAAACACATTCTATAAAAGCTTAATTGTGACATGCCCTGATGAAATACACGCTCCAAGCTCCATCGAAGAAGCAATTACAGAAGATACGGAATATTACAAAGTCACCAACTGTTCTCTAACAGAGTTTATAAAAGTGGATTTCATTGAAAACTTTGTAAAGAAAGGAAGCTTACATTGTATGAGTGTAGTTAGAAACTGTGTTGTGGATAATTGTGCTGCGATAACACCAGACGGTGTACTAACCTTACacgttttagattttatttaccAGCAATTGGGCTTGGAAGGCACAAAACGTCATCATAACTTTTATGAAGTAAAAATAGACTTGAGTAATCTAAAACATAGTGCCAAACTTGCAGGTAGCCTTGGTAAACTTGAAACATACGACTTTTTCGTGTCATGGGAGCCAAAAAGTGAAGATGTGTGCCCATCATCAGTAGCTAAGTATTTTTATGATAATGATATCAATGTAGctttatgtactgtaaagatagACCATGTATCTCCTTCAGTTGAAGAAATACCCGCTTTAGATGCAGAGCTGGATGAGATGTCAGAATGGATTGGTATGCTCGCACATAAAGCTGATACAAACCCAACAGAATCATATATTAGTTCATACAGCCCACCAGAAAGTGAAAATGCCCTGAAATCTTCAAGAATAACCCTTCTGACTGCTAAAGGGTTCTTCACTCCAGCAACTGTGGAGCGAGTTTGCAGGAAAGTTGAGGAGTATGTAAAGAGCAGAGAAATGGAGCAGTATTGGGCGTCAGTGAGTGTACAGAGCTTTGAGAACTGCCTGTGGCAGTGGACTCGAGGCAGCCCTAGGATGTTCCAGGCTCATGATTCTTCCTGCAACCTGTTCTTTAGCCATACCAGTGTAGCGGAGCACTGTGTTGGCCAAATAAAATATGCATAg
- the LOC133522518 gene encoding uncharacterized protein LOC133522518, with translation MQWLSAICVLTAAVHGGGGVTRTPGLSPFWTDDYKVFEQIYGKTSDRELFGSTLPPNQSFGVDLSPLKNQASEKKERYIDTGEDRDLDQQPSLYSFDNYNNLLTKQNIEAFDPKPTKPSFKFIPYNDFTPISQANDPATYNYYKTLELLEKKKKIDALKTLAVNNFAQFSSYATSPEDTEGYKSIQDILEAHEGKKGNKKVNNEHENLAKYVSYGVSKSRRKKPAPNPRFIHSNDIQKPRCVSGRCRQRNASVRVRTGPVLRKIKHTIISD, from the exons ATGCAGTGGTTAAGCGCGATCTGCGTGTTGACCGCGGCGGTGCACGGTGGCGGTGGAGTTACCAGAACACCGG gCCTGTCACCATTTTGGACTGACGACTACAAAGTCTTCGAACAAATCTACGGAAAGACCTCCGACCGAGAGCTCTTCGGGTCCACCTTACCTCCCAATCAGTCCTTTGGCGTCGACTTGAGTCCTTTAAAAAACCAGGCTTCCGAGAAAAAGGAACGGTACATCGACACCGGAGAAGACAGAGACTTGGACCAGCAACCAAGCCTTTATTCTTTCGACAACTATAATAATCTTTTGACAAAACAGAATATAGAGGCATTTGATCCAAAGCCGACGAAGCCGTCCTTTAAATTCATTCCTTACAATGATTTCACACCAATCAGTCAAGCGAATGATCCAgcaacttataattattataaaacgcTCGAATTGTTagagaagaaaaagaaaattgatgCTCTTAAGACTTTAGCAGTCAATAATTTCGCGCAATTCTCTAGCTACGCGACCAGCCCCGAAGACACAGAAGGGTATAAGAGTATCCAGGATATTTTAGAAGCTCATGAGGGGAAAAAAGGAAATAAGAAAGTGAATAATGAGCATGAGAATTTGGCTAAATATGTGAGCTATGGAGTGTCGAAGAGTCGAAGGAAGAAGCCAGCTCCAAATCCCAGGTTTATACACAGTAATGATATTCAGAAACCACGGTGTGTGTCAGGACGCTGTCGTCAGAGAAACGCCTCTGTTAGAGTAAGAACGGGGCCTGTTTTGAGGAAGATTAAGCATACCATTATTTCCGATTAA
- the LOC133523080 gene encoding superoxide dismutase [Cu-Zn], translated as MPVKAVCVLNGDVSGTVFFDQKDEKSPVVLTGEVKGLTKGKHGFHVHEFGDNTNGCTSAGAHFNPEKREHGAPDAAVRHVGDLGNIEATADKGVTKVCIQDSQISLLGRNSVVGRTLVVHADADDLGLGGHDLSKSTGNAGARIACGVIGLAKSD; from the exons ATGCCAGTTAAAGCAGTCTGTGTGCTCAACGGCGATGTCTCCGGGACGGTGTTCTTCGATCAAAAG gaTGAGAAGTCACCAGTAGTGCTTACGGGTGAAGTGAAGGGGCTCACCAAG GGCAAGCACGGTTTCCACGTGCACGAGTTCGGCGACAACACCAACGGATGCACGTCCGCCGGAGCTCACTTCAACCCGGAGAAGCGGGAGCACGGCGCGCCGGACGCGGCCGTCCGGCACGTCGGCGACCTCGGCAACATCGAGGCCACCGCGGACAAGGGAGTCACTAAG GTGTGCATCCAAGACTCGCAGATCTCGCTGCTGGGCCGCAACAGCGTGGTGGGGCGCACGCTGGTGGTGCACGCGGACGCCGACGACCTGGGGCTGGGCGGCCACGACCTCAGCAAGTCCACCGGCAACGCCGGCGCGCGCATCGCCTGCGGCGTCATCGGCCTCGCCAAGTCCGACTAG